From a region of the Phragmites australis chromosome 21, lpPhrAust1.1, whole genome shotgun sequence genome:
- the LOC133903475 gene encoding uncharacterized protein LOC133903475: MGSLCCVAARPHGTSTASREWSSIGRSDPLWRANAGFSPPLSRRWEYRINSEGLSYGSHGDSGVAANYGSSLSSNSKEASRSWERNELPPDHHYSTSEGAISYFNSPDISFQNHHIMLPMLQDSSVDEYVRVSVAEPIGALLLSEGMSGHQNSGGSTSSRSDGSEYDIVPKSYSLTPRNFPSRRSFLSKPVHPLSFLEHALGAQETHSPVANASSNNPLRSEFKGTGELHSPGLMDYGSGSHGESANWSVASSMDLTDFSERPEAEHAGPLRPNNVMEETRCDLCERLLTKRSPWGSRRIVRTGDLPVTGVLPCCHVYHAECLERTTPKGQKHDPPCPVCDKLAGKDTEQWSICRLKNGLPRLRSLGEGPSRVWSCAQAGDCVAGAGQIPKSSSIALLSRSGHKRHASLKGEPGKDLTET; this comes from the exons ATGGGGTCTCTTTGCTGCGTGGCCGCACGGCCTCATGGGACTAGCACAGCCAGCCGGGAGTGGTCCTCTATTGGCCGGAGCGACCCGCTCTGGCGGGCTAACGCCGGCTTCTCACCGCCACTGTCCAGGAGGTGGGAGTACCGGATTAATTCTGAGGGGCTGTCTTATGGATCCCATGGTGACAGTGGGGTTGCTGCGAACTATGGGTCATCACTATCCTCAAATAGTAAAGAGGCTAGCAGGAGCTGGGAGAGGAACGAGCTTCCACCAGATCATCATTACTCTACGTCAGAGGGTGCCATTTCATATTTCAACAGCCCAGATATTAGCTTCCAGAACCACCATATTATGCTGCCCATGCTGCAAGATTCTAGCGTTGATGAGTATGTGAGAG TTTCAGTGGCTGAGCCGATTGGTGCGTTGTTATTGTCAGAG GGAATGTCAGGACATCAGAATAGTGGTGGTTCCACCTCCTCTCGCTCTGATGGAAGTGAATATGACATTGTACCTAAATCATACTCATTGACGCCCCGCAACTTCCCAAGTCGCCGATCATTCCTGTCAAAGCCAGTCCATCCTCTCTCATTTCTGGAACATGCACTAGGAGCACAAGAAACTCATAGTCCTGTTGCCAATGCAAGCTCCAACAATCCTCTGCGCTCTGAGTTCAAGGGAACAGGAGAGCTTCACTCTCCAGGTCTCATGGACTATGGCAGTGGCAGTCATGGGGAGTCAGCAAATTGGAGTGTTGCAAGTAGCATGGATCTTACTGATTTCTCAGAACGACCTGAAGCTGAACATGCTGGACCACTGCGTCCTAATAATGTAATGGAGGAAACGAGGTGTGACCTTTGCGAGAGGCTTTTGACCAAGAGATCACCTTGGGGTTCTCGACGAATTGTCCGTACTGGAGATCTGCCAGTTACTGGTGTGCTTCCATGCTGCCATGTCTATCATGCTGAGTGCTTAGAGCGGACCACTCCCAAGGGGCAGAAGCATGATCCTCCTTGTCCTGTGTGCGACAAGCTGGCTGGTAAAGATACCGAGCAGTGGTCAATTTGCAGGTTAAAAAACGGATTGCCAAGATTACGTTCACTAGGGGAAGGGCCTTCTAGAGTTTGGAGCTGTGCTCAGGCTGGAGATTGTGTCGCTGGTGCTGGCCAGATACCAAAATCAAGTAGCATTGCGCTGTTGAGTCGGAGTGGTCACAAGAGGCATGCCTCTTTGAAAGGAGAACCCGGCAAGGACTTAACTGAAACTTAA
- the LOC133903519 gene encoding soluble inorganic pyrophosphatase 1 has translation MAGEKPSHPRLNGRILSSLSKRSVAAHSWHDLEIGPGAPQVFNCVVEITKGSKVKYELDKKTGLIKVDRVLYSSVVYPHNYGFIPRTLCEDGDPMDVLVLMQEPVIPGCFLRARAIGLMPMIDQGEKDDKIIAVCVDDPEYRHLTDLKELSPHRLNEIRRFFEDYKKNENKEVAVNDFLPPITAMEAIQHSMDLYAEYILQSLRR, from the exons ATGGCTGGAGAGAAGCCAAGCCATCCACGGCTGAACGGGCGGATCCTGTCGTCCCTCTCAAAGCGGTCGGTCGCCGCACATTCCTGGCATGACCTTGAGATAG GACCCGGAGCCCCTCAGGTTTTCAATTGT GTTGTTGAGATCACAAAGGGGAGTAAAGTGAAGTATGAGCTTGACAAGAAGACTGGACTTATCAAG GTTGACAGGGTGCTGTACTCATCAGTGGTCTATCCGCACAACTATGGTTTCATACCACGCACACTTTGTGAGGATGGAGATCCAATGGATGTGCTGGTGTTGATGCAG GAACCGGTGATACCTGGTTGCTTTCTTCGGGCTAGGGCCATTGGCCTTATGCCTATGATTGATCAG GGTGAGAAAGATGATAAGATAATTGCAGTTTGTGTTGACGATCCTGAGTACCGTCACTTAACCGATCTCAAGGAGCTGTCTCCCCACCGCCTCAATGAAATCCGTCGCTTCTTTGAAGACT ACAAGAAGAACGAGAACAAGGAAGTTGCTGTGAATGACTTCTTGCCACCAATCACTGCCATGGAGGCCATTCAGCACTCGAT GGACCTATACGCTGAATATATCCTGCAGAGTTTGAGGCGCTAG